From Anaeromicrobium sediminis, a single genomic window includes:
- a CDS encoding efflux RND transporter periplasmic adaptor subunit: MKKFKMGAMVALTIGLLFSITGCGAKQAEAEVAQKKVVPVEVVELGTSTVTEEYDSFGKTYALEETTVSAKTKGEIKNINFNVGDKISKGDILYVVDSDTLVNSYDMQISSLEKSIKNLELQYNDALRTYNNTKTLYENSAASKNDLDNTQSQLNQIKLNLDQSKKDLELNKRERELSIGDTIVKSPISGIVAEKNIEVGEMAGNADFKIVNLNKINIKVNVAENVVNRINEGDHVDVYIESLNANYNGTISSISPIGTGNNSTYPVEIEVVNEGYKIRTGMFAQANFKIANLQDQIQVPKKSILKAQKEDYVYVVDMENNMPKKIVVETGIVSNGLVQVKNGLKAGDILVVTGQEYVDEKSEVKIVN; the protein is encoded by the coding sequence ATGAAGAAGTTTAAGATGGGTGCAATGGTCGCATTAACTATAGGATTACTATTTAGTATCACAGGTTGTGGGGCAAAACAAGCGGAGGCGGAAGTTGCTCAAAAGAAAGTTGTGCCAGTGGAAGTAGTGGAATTAGGTACATCTACAGTTACAGAAGAATATGATTCCTTTGGAAAAACATATGCATTAGAAGAAACTACTGTGTCAGCTAAGACTAAAGGTGAAATAAAGAATATAAACTTTAATGTGGGAGATAAGATAAGTAAGGGGGATATCCTTTATGTTGTAGATAGTGATACCCTTGTAAATAGCTATGATATGCAAATTAGCTCATTAGAAAAGTCTATTAAGAATTTAGAACTTCAATATAATGATGCCCTTAGAACTTACAATAATACTAAGACCTTATATGAAAATAGTGCAGCTTCTAAAAACGATTTAGATAATACCCAGTCTCAATTAAATCAAATTAAATTGAACTTAGATCAATCAAAAAAGGATTTGGAATTAAATAAAAGAGAGAGAGAACTATCCATTGGAGATACTATAGTGAAGAGTCCTATAAGTGGTATTGTTGCTGAGAAGAATATAGAAGTTGGAGAAATGGCAGGAAATGCTGACTTTAAAATAGTTAATTTAAACAAAATAAATATTAAAGTTAATGTGGCAGAAAATGTGGTAAACAGAATTAATGAGGGAGACCATGTGGATGTATATATAGAATCGTTAAACGCAAACTATAATGGAACAATAAGTTCCATAAGCCCCATAGGAACAGGAAATAACTCAACATATCCTGTAGAAATAGAAGTTGTAAATGAAGGTTATAAAATAAGAACGGGAATGTTTGCACAGGCTAATTTTAAAATAGCAAATCTTCAAGACCAAATTCAAGTACCTAAGAAATCTATCTTAAAAGCTCAAAAGGAAGATTATGTATATGTAGTAGATATGGAAAATAATATGCCTAAGAAAATAGTTGTGGAGACGGGAATAGTAAGCAACGGATTAGTTCAAGTTAAAAATGGATTAAAGGCAGGAGATATATTAGTTGTAACAGGTCAAGAATATGTGGATGAAAAAAGTGAAGTTAAGATAGTAAACTAA
- a CDS encoding response regulator transcription factor, producing the protein MKKILIIEDDVSIAKLEKDYLEIHGYDVEIETSGQKGLDRALKEEFDLIILDLMLPEIDGFKICKSFRTNIDIPILMVSAKGEGVDKIRGLGLGADDYITKPFSPSELVARVKAHLGRYERLTSKSVSNNKNIEINGLVIDNYSKRAYVNDKEVNLSSKEFDILELLGKNPNRVFSKEEIFERIWGLDSFGDISTVTVHIRKIREKIELDPSNPQYIETLWGLGYRIKTKNN; encoded by the coding sequence GTGAAGAAAATATTGATTATTGAAGATGATGTAAGTATTGCCAAATTAGAAAAGGACTATTTAGAAATTCATGGCTATGATGTAGAAATAGAAACAAGTGGCCAAAAGGGTCTAGATAGGGCATTAAAGGAAGAGTTTGATTTAATAATATTAGATTTGATGCTTCCAGAAATTGATGGATTTAAAATATGCAAGTCCTTTAGAACAAATATAGATATTCCCATACTTATGGTTTCTGCTAAGGGAGAGGGAGTAGACAAAATAAGGGGATTAGGTCTTGGTGCGGATGATTATATAACTAAGCCTTTTAGTCCAAGTGAATTGGTGGCTAGAGTTAAAGCTCATCTTGGAAGATATGAACGCCTTACCAGTAAGAGTGTAAGTAATAATAAAAATATAGAGATAAATGGATTAGTTATAGATAATTACTCAAAACGAGCTTATGTAAACGACAAGGAAGTAAATCTTTCCTCTAAGGAATTTGACATATTAGAGCTATTAGGTAAAAATCCTAATAGGGTCTTTAGTAAGGAAGAAATATTTGAGAGAATATGGGGATTAGATTCCTTTGGAGATATATCCACAGTAACAGTTCACATAAGAAAGATAAGAGAAAAAATTGAACTAGACCCATCTAATCCGCAATACATAGAAACTTTATGGGGTCTTGGATATAGGATAAAAACCAAAAATAACTAG